The genomic region TCGTTCTCCGGATTGTCGGGAAACAGCGCCTCGACGTTCGCGAGAGCGCCGCCCTCGACGGGCCAGCCCTCCGCGGCGACGCGCCGCAACGTCCAGCGCGAGACGCCGTCCGCGACGAGCCATCCGCCGAGGTTGATCAGCGCGACGACCGCGGCGGCGCGAACGAGGTCGCGCCGCCATCTTCCGCCCCCCACGACGCATCCCCGCCGCGTCAGGGCTTGCGGCCGACGGGAAGGACGCCGAGAACCTCGGTCGTGGCCGGAAGGCTGAGTGCGGCGCGCGCCGCGGCCAGATCGAAGCCGCCGACGTAGGTCGAGCCGAGCCCGCGCGCGGTCGCCTGCAGGAAGAACCCCTGCGCGGCGAGACCGGCCTCGATCGCCATGAACTGCGGCCCGCGGTCCTTCATCCGCGCCATCTTCGCCGGCAGTCCGGCGAGGACGAAGATCGCTGGGGCCTTCTTGATCCAGCCTTGCCCGACCGCCTTGCCGACGAACTCGTCCCGCTTGTCGCCCGGCGCGACGAGCGTCAGCGCGTGCGACG from bacterium harbors:
- a CDS encoding SagB/ThcOx family dehydrogenase; amino-acid sequence: ALLAAASLAFAAAPAATPLPAPKTDGQFAVEKALQQRRSLRAPAPTPLTLEEIGQLCWAAQGVTDAKGHRTAPSAMATYPLELYVIAGAVEGLAPGIYRYEPASHALTLVAPGDKRDEFVGKAVGQGWIKKAPAIFVLAGLPAKMARMKDRGPQFMAIEAGLAAQGFFLQATARGLGSTYVGGFDLAAARAALSLPATTEVLGVLPVGRKP